GAGCGCGGTCGCGAACTCCTCGGCGGCCACCCCGTCGACCTGGTGGCCGCCGTAGGTGATGAAGTTGAACACGAAGCCGAGCTTGCCGAGTTCTTCAGGGAAAGCCCGCATTTCGTCGTCGGTCATGCCGGTGGTGTCCCAGTTGAACGACGGGGACAGGTTGTAGGCGAGCATCTTGTCCGGATAGACGGCGTGGATCGCCTCGGCGAACTCGCGGGCATCGGCCAGATCGGCGGTCTTGGTCTCCATCCAGAGGATGTCGGCGAACGGCGCCGCGGCCAACGACTTGGCGATCGCGTACGGGATGCCGCCGCGCACCTGGTAGTAGCCCTCCGGGGTCTTGGCCAGCTCGCAGTCCCAGCCGACCGCCGCCCCGATCTCGCGGGCCTTCTCCCGGGCGGTGTACAGCGGTGCGGTGCGCGCGAATTTCCGCCACTCGGCCACGCTCATGTCGAGCTGTTCGCCTTCGCTCTCCCGGAACTCGAGCAGCTCGGCCACCGCCTCGCCGTAGGTCATCAGCCCGGCGTCGAGCTGCCAGGCGTCCACGAACTTCTGCTCGACCTGGTCGAACAGCGCGTCGATCGCCCCGTCGGGGCGTTCGTGGTAGGCCCTGACCGCGGCGTCGATCTCGGTGGCGATGCCGTGCTGTTCCAGCCAGGCGTCCGCCGCGGCGTACTCACCCTCCGGCAGCGCGTAGAGCAGGTGGCCGTTGATGTCGGGCACGCCCTGGTCGAAAAAGCGCCGCATCATCGCCAGATAGCACGACTTGTACGACGGGATCTTCAGGTTGGTGACGCCGAGCAGGAACGGCTGATCGCGTTCGTCGGCGCGGCTGTCGATGAGGTTGGCGGCCTCGGCGTCGGTGCGCGCGACGATGATGCCCGGCACCTTCATGATGTCGAGCTGGAATCGCGCGGTGTTGAGCCGCTTGATGTGCTCGTCGCAGGACACCAGCACCTTGCCGCCCTGATGCCCGCACTTCTTGGTGCCGGGCCGCTGGTCCTCGATGTGGTAGCCCGGCACACCGGCCTCGACGAAACGACGAATCAGGTTGCGCACGTGGGGATCTCCGCCGTGACCGGTGTCGGCGTCGGCGATGATGAACGGTCGGTAGTCGACCGCCGGGGTGGCCGCCCGCTGCTCCGGGGTCATCTGCATGCGCAGGTAGTGCTGGTTGCGGTCGGCGGTCAGCAGCGCCCGCACCAGGCCGGCGGCCTCGTTGGGCACCTGGCTGAGCGGATAGCTGGCCAGATCGGGACCCGGATCCTCGTCGGCGGACCCCTTCGCCGAGGTGGCCCAGCCGCCGAGGTAGATCCCCTCGATGCCCATGCGTTTCATGGTCACGGCCTGACCCGGCGAGTACGGGCCGAAGGTGGTGATGCTCTTCTTCTGGGCGAACAATTCGCGCAACCGCGCATAGAAGGCGGTCGCGGCCTCGCGGGCCACGGTGTAGTCCACGGGGATGGTGCCACGCTGTTCGACAACCTGGCGGGCGGTGTAGAGCCGGATGATTCCGTCGAACCTCGGGCTCTTGAAGTACTCCTCGGTGGCGGCGACTTCCTGCTCGAACGGGGTCTGCGGCGCTGCGTCCGTTTCGATGATGGCCATGCACCAACAGTACGACCCGCAACTGCGCCCCGAGCCGATATGACCGGCCCGGTATCAGCCGTTCGGGCCGGGCGGTTGTCCGTCCGGC
The window above is part of the Mycolicibacterium hassiacum DSM 44199 genome. Proteins encoded here:
- the aceA gene encoding isocitrate lyase ICL2, translating into MAIIETDAAPQTPFEQEVAATEEYFKSPRFDGIIRLYTARQVVEQRGTIPVDYTVAREAATAFYARLRELFAQKKSITTFGPYSPGQAVTMKRMGIEGIYLGGWATSAKGSADEDPGPDLASYPLSQVPNEAAGLVRALLTADRNQHYLRMQMTPEQRAATPAVDYRPFIIADADTGHGGDPHVRNLIRRFVEAGVPGYHIEDQRPGTKKCGHQGGKVLVSCDEHIKRLNTARFQLDIMKVPGIIVARTDAEAANLIDSRADERDQPFLLGVTNLKIPSYKSCYLAMMRRFFDQGVPDINGHLLYALPEGEYAAADAWLEQHGIATEIDAAVRAYHERPDGAIDALFDQVEQKFVDAWQLDAGLMTYGEAVAELLEFRESEGEQLDMSVAEWRKFARTAPLYTAREKAREIGAAVGWDCELAKTPEGYYQVRGGIPYAIAKSLAAAPFADILWMETKTADLADAREFAEAIHAVYPDKMLAYNLSPSFNWDTTGMTDDEMRAFPEELGKLGFVFNFITYGGHQVDGVAAEEFATALKQDGMLALARLQRKMRLVESPYRTPQTLVGGPRSDAALAASSGRTATTKAMGKGSTQHQHLVQTEVPKKLLEEWLAMWSEHYQLNETLRVRLFPTRPGSDVLELGIYGERTDGQAEKLANVIVDPIKDRHGRSILTVRDQNTFAEKLRKKRLMSIVHLWLIHRFKAEVVYYVTPTEDNIYQTEKMKSHGIFSDVYQEVGEIIVADVNKERIEELLAPDREALKRLIRKEP